The genome window TGGATGACCTTGAAATTCACGTTGATGTAGGGGAGCATGGAGCTACTCGTGACCTTATAAATGCCGTGACAGGTATGGTTAAAGGATGTGGTTTCCTATGTTGCACCAAACCTGATGCATGTGGAGCCAGTTCTGTTGCTGATCGTTTCGCTAAAATATCTGGTCCTCTTACTGCCTGATCTTTAGATCTTTAACGATGAAAGGAGTCGTCGTACATGAATAAAAATGAAGTATGGAGCTGGATTGACTCAAATCAGGATAATTTCGTTGATATGGCTCGTTCCATTTGGGAGAACCCGGAATTAGGGTACAAAGAAACCTTTGCGTCAGAACTCCAAAAGAAGTTCCTTTCAAAAGAGGCATTTACTATCCGCCCCGTTGAAGACATGCCAACCGCTTTTATTGCAGAATGGGGCAGTGGTTCGCCTATAGTTGGACTGCTTGGCGAATTTGATGCCTTAGATGGCTTGTCTCAAAAAATCGGTACACAAAGGGAACCTGTACAAGAAGGCGCTCCTGGGCACGGATGCGGACATAACCTTCTGGGAGTGGCTTCCCTTGCTGCAGCCTGTTCTATCAAAAAAGCTATGGAAAATGGAGAAGTAAAAGGAACGATACGTTACTATGGATGTCCTGCTGAAGAGCTGCTTTCTGGCAAGGTCTTTATGGCTGAACATGGAGTCTTTGACGATCTTGATGTGTGTCTTGCATGGCATCCAGGTTCGATAAATACTGTTATAGGTTCCACCTTGTCAGCGATGGCCTCTGTACGCTTCTCTTTTAAAGGAGTCTCTGCCCATGCTGCCGGAGCCCCTGAAGCTGGGCGAAGTGCTCTTGATGCTGTAGAACTCATGAATGTAGGGGCCAATTATCTTCGAGAGCACTTAATTGATGGAACGCGGTTGCATTATGTAATAACTGATGGCGGGAAAATGCCGAATATCGTTCCTGACAGAGCCTCGGTCTGGTATTACCTTCGAGGGCCTCGAAAAAGTGATGTTGAGCATATCTGGAAACGTCTTCTCAATATAGGTAAAGGTGCAGCTCTTATGACGGAAACAGAAATTTCATACGTCGTGGAAGCTGGCTGTTATGATACAGTCCCCAACAAGACCCTTAATCAGCTTTTAGAGAAAAATCTCATGACGATCGGTGGTATCGATTTCGATGCGGAGGAGAAGGAATTGGCCAAAACCTTGTTTTACTCAATTCCCGAGGGCCAAAGAGAAACAAGCTTGAGACAGTGTCCTCAAACTCTTCGCGATAATAAATTCCTTTGTGAAGAAGCTGTTGAATGTTTCGATGAAGGCAGACAGATTATGGGGTCTACCGATGTCGGTGATGTAAGTTATATTGCCCCCACATCTATGCTTTCTGCAGCAACTTGGCCTCTTGCCACTCCGGCTCATTCTTGGCAGGCTGCCTCAGCATCCGGTTCTTCTTTGGGAATGAAAGGAATGCTTCTTGCCGCAAAAGTATTGGCAGGTGCTGCTTTCGACCTTATGTCAGATGGCGGCTCACTCGTTGAGGAAGCCCAAACAGAATTTAAAAAACTTGAATTAGACGCATATAAGCCACTCTATAAAGCATTGCATTAGTAAACATTCCGGTATCCTGTGCGCGGGTCATAGTGAAGGAGTGATGGTTGTGAAAGATCACGTGAAAAACGCTTTGGTTATCAAAGAATTTGATAATGTAGCTACAGCTTTACAAAACCTGAGCGAGGGCGACACTGCCTGTTATGAAGTGGATGGCGTTCTTCGAACCCTGCGCTTGAAACAAAATATTTCTTTCGGGCATAAATTTGCTATACGGCAAATTGAAGAGGGAGAAGGAGTTGTGAAGTATAGCGAAGTTATTGGCAGAGCTACTCAGAGAATTGAAGCGGGGGAGCATGTTCACATACACAACCTGGAAAGCCTCAGAGGCCGTGGCGATTGGGAGGTGCAAGCATGAACATTCAAGGGTATAGACGTAAAAATGGAGACGTAGGAATCCGTAACCATATAGCGGTTATCCCTGCATCTGTTTGTGCCAGCACTGTAGCTCAACGAATAGCGAGTCAGGTTGAGGGAGCCATTGCCTTGCCGAACCAACATGGCTGCGCTCAGATTAAACCGGACCTTGAAATAACGGCTAGAACTCTTGCGGGGCTTGGAAAAAACGGAAATGTTGCTGCGGTTTTAGTTGTGGGGTTAGGGTGCGAAGGCCTTCAGGCCGACTGGTTAGCCGAGGAAATAGCTAAGACAGGCAAACCTGTTGAGTCTCTAATTATACAAAAATGTGGTGGAACCCTTAAAGCTCAGGAACAGGGATTGCGTATAGCAAGAGCTATATCACAAGAAGTTTCTCTCTATAAAAAAGAAGACATTCCTGTGAGTTCGCTTATTTTAGGCTTGGAATGCGGAGGATCAGACGCTACTTCGGGGCTGGCTGCCAACCCTGTTCATGGCTATGTCTCCGACAGACTTATCTCTATGGGAGGAACATCAATTCTTTCTGAAACAACAGAACTTATTGGTGCCGAACACATTCTGGTCAAGAGAGCAGTTTCTCCAGAAGTAGCAAAAAAGCTTCTTCATATTGTGGCCCGATGTGAAGCAAGAGCTAAAACTATGGGCGTTGATCTACGGGGAAGCCAGCCGACTCCCGGAAATATTGAGGGTGGTCTGACTACTATTGAAGAGAAATCTCTTGGCTGCATCTATAAAGGTGGAACAAGCCCCTTACAAGGTGTTCTTGAATATGCGGAAAGCCCTACAGGCCGAGGACTTTACGTAATGGATACTCCCGGTCAGGATGTTGAGTCTATTACTGGCATGGTGGCAGGTGGAGCTCATATTGTTATCTTTTCTACCGGACGGGGTACCCCCACTGGATTCCCCCTTGCTCCTGTTATCAAAATTACAGGGAATCCTCATACCTATCTCATGATGGAAGAAAACATCGATATTAATGCAGGAACAATTATTACTGGTAATGAAAGCATTTCTGATGTTGGAGAAAGGGTCTGGAAGGAAATAGTTCAGGTATGTGACGGAAAACGTACGAAAGCAGAGGCTTTACAACATATGGAATTTGGAATATATAAGCTTACTTCAACATTTTAAAACTAAAAACTCGATGGCAAAAAATCAATAAAGAGAAGCATCACCTATTTACAACAGGGGGTTAACTATGACACTTCGCGATGATGCTCATGAAATTATTAAATATGCTATAGATGCAGTATTACCTGAATATGCCGTTCAGGAGCAGCTTCGAAAGAAGCCGTGTAAAGGCAGGGTAATTCTTGTCTCCATAGGAAAAGCGGCGTGGAGAATGGCGAAGGCCGCAGTAGATATATTGGGCGATCAGGTGGTGCAGGGTATAGTCATCACCAAATACAATCACAGTCAAGGCCCCATTCCCCATCTTGTTGTACGAGAAGCAGGACACCCCCTGCTTGATGAAAATTCATTGGAAGCTACATCGGAAGCCCTTCAGATGACACAGAATCTTACTGCCAATGATGAGGTTCTTTTTTTAGTCTCAGGTGGAGGTTCGGCACTTTTCGAAAAGCCTAAAGAGGGCGTATGTCTCGGAGATTTCGTTGATATTACAGATCAAATGCTTCGTTGTGGAGCTAACATCGTTGAGATCAATATGATCCGCAAACGACTTTCCGCCGTAAAGGGTGGTCAGTTTGCCAAATGGGTGGCTCCAGCTACAATTTATTCTATTGTTCTTTCAGACGTTTTGGGCGATCGGCTCGATAGCATAGCATCCGGACCAGCCTATCCCGATTCCACAACGTCAGCACAGGCGCTAGAGATTATCTCTCGCTACAAAATTGATGTAAAACCTGAATTAATCGAAATACTGAAAGAAGAAACGCCGAAAGTTATAGATAACGTAGAGACATTTATTACGGGAAGTGTCAGAACACTTTGCGACAAGGCAGCTGAAAAAGCTACAGAGTTGGGCTATCAGTCGTATATACTTACCACAACCCTCCAGTGCGAGGCCAAAGAGGCAGGTAGTTTTTTGGCATCAATAGCCGTGGAAGAAAGTGAATTCTGCCGCCCTGTAAAGCTTCCATGTGCCATTATTCTGGGAGGAGAAACAGTTGTACATCTAAAGGGAAAGGGAAAAGGTGGACGAAATCAGGAGATGGCTCTTGCTGCCGCTTTAAACATTCAGGGTATGTCGAATATTGTGTTTGCTTCTGTTGGATCTGATGGCACAGATGGCCCTACAGATGCGGCAGGAGGCATTGTTGATGGCCAAACTGTTCAAAAAATACGTGAAAGCGGAGGGAATCCTTACGCTCTTCTTGAAAACAATGATGCTTATAATGCTTTAGAAATGTGTAACTCGCTCATAAAGACAGGGCCTACAGGCACAAATGTGAACGATCTTACGGTCCTTTTAGTGAAAGATGTATAATAAACGGTATTATTTTGTCTAAAGCGGGAGGCATTACGTGTGAAAAACCGAGATGTAGAAGCTAAATATCGGGAAAAGGGTTTTTATTCTTTCTCCAGTGCCTGGGAAAAGATTCAGGAAGAAGAGAGAAAACAGGTTTTCGCTTTAGCCGAAGACTATAAGCTCTTCCTTGACAATGGAAAAATCGAACGGGAATGTGTAGAACAGATTGTTTCTATGGCCCGGGTGGCTGGATTTGTCGACCTTGAAGAAATGATTCAGGCTGGTAGACGTCTGGAGCCGGGCATAAAAGTAATGGTGGTAAATCGCAACAAGGCCGTGGCGCTCTTTGTCATAGGTAAAAAGTCGCTTTCAGAAGGGCTCTACATTGTGGGCAGTCACATAGATTCGCCTCGCCTTGACCTGAAACCTCAGCCTCTTTATGAAGATTCAGGACTAGCTTTACTGAAAACCCATTACTATGGTGGAATCAAGAAGTACCAATGGGCAACACTTCCTTTGGCAATTCATGGCGTCTTTGCCAAAAAAGATGGAAGCATCGTTCATCTCAATATTGGAGAGAGGGAAGACGATCCCTTGTTTGTTATTAGCGATATACTTCCTCATCTGGGCAAAGCTCAGGCCTCCAAAACAATGAGCGAAGGCATTTCCGGTGAAAATTTGAATGTAATTCTTGGTCATATTCCTGTAAAAGACGATGATATTAAAGAAAAGGTAAAACTCGGAGTACTCCAGATATTGACGGCAAAATACGGAGTGGATGAAGCCGATTTTACCTCTGCCGAAATAGAAATAGTTCCGGCTGGCAGATCTCGTGATGCAGGGCTTGATCGTGGCTTGATCTTAGCCTATGGTCACGACGACAGGTCATGTGCCTTTGCTTCTTTACGAGCTATCCTCGATGTTGAACATCCTGTATATACGGCATCGGCTCTTTTTGTAGATAAAGAGGAAATTGGCAGTATGGGAAGCACTGGTATGGAATCTGTCTTTTATGAAAACACAGTGGCAGAACTTCTGGCTTTGGAAGGAGAAGGGTATTCAGAGATCAATCTTCGCCGTGCCTTCAGCCACAGCAGAGTTCTCTCTGCCGATGTAGATGGAGCTTTTGACCCCACCTATCCGGAACCCTTCGACAAGCGCAACGCTTCTTTTATGGGAAATGGAGTCGTTGTGCAGAAATACACAGGAAGTCGGGGCAAATATGGATCTAACGATGCCAGTGCAGAATTCGTAGCCTCTATTCGGGCGTTATACGATGAAAATAATGTGGTCTGGCAGACAGGGGAACTGGGAAAGGTTGATGAGGGTGGCGGTGGCACAATTGCCTACATTCTTGCAAACAGAGGAGCAGATGTTATCGACTGCGGCGTTCCCGTTCTATCTATGCACGCTCCGTGGGAACTCATAAGCAAGGTCGACCTTTACATGGCCTGGAAGGGATATAGAGCTTTTTTACAATCGAAATAATAACATGCCCGGTGAAAGCCGGGCTTTTTTTGTAACCTCTTGATATACTCTATATGGGTATGCTAGAATTAATATATTAAGTTGTCTGATCATTGCGGAGGTGAAATGATGCTTACATTAAAGAAAAGAGTACTGATTATCGGAGGGGGCCCGGGTGGAAGGTTTTCATATATAGCACTTCGACGTATGGGTGAAAAGAGCCTTTCCATTGTGATGAACGAGGATCCTACTGTAATTTGTTCACTTCCTTATGGTGTTGGGAGAAAGCTTGTTCCAGGTGGCCCCGAAGAAGAAGTGGTTGATTTGGCGAACTCTGATCGTTTGCCGCCTGAGATTGTTGAAGATGCTATTCGCGGCGTCGTCACCGAACTTGATGCAGAGAATCATATCGCAAGGGGAACGAGTACAGGTGGTCCCTTTGAAATCCATTTTGAGAAAGTATTGCTTGCACCCGGTGCAGTTCCCTGGCTTCCTTCAGTAAAGGGCCTTTTATTAGATTCAGATAGAGAAGGGCAGAAACGAGACCTGACGGAAATTATGGTTGGACGTGAATATGTTTCTAAAGAAAGATTGGCAGAAAATATCTTTGTTATGCGTGGAGCAGACGATGCCCGTGCACTTGATGTCTTTGCAGAAAAAAGCGACAAAGCAGTCGTTGTTGGCAGTGGAGCTATAGGATTAGAAGTTGTGGAGGCTCTTCACGATAGAGGACTAACTGTTACATTGGTTGAAGCTTTGCCGCACCTTATCGCGGCCATGGATAAAGATATGGCCGAAAAAGTCAGTAATCGCCTTTCTGAATCAGGTGTTTCTGTTTATAGAAATATGCAGCTGACAGAAGTCAAATCAGACAGGGTTGTACTCTCTGATGGCACGGAGATAGAGACTGATGGCGTTATTTTTGCAACAGGTGTTCGTCCTAACATTAAGTTGGCTCAAAGTGCAGGATTATCTATTGAGCGGGGTATCGTAGTCAACGAAAATATGCAGTCGTCCCATCCCAATATATATGTTGTTGGTGACGCCGCTCAAATCAGCGATGCTGTTACAGAACGTCCTATATTGCCTCTTATTGGAACTCTTGCTATGCGTCAGGGGCTTGTTGCCTCTGCTAATATTATGGGGAAAAACATGTCTTTGCCACCTGCAACAGTCTGGGGGCTAAGTGCCATTTTCGATCTTCATTGGGGAAGTGTGGGGTGGACTGAGGAATTGGCTAACGCGTCGGATATTCCGGTATTTTCTCTCACTTTGCCATATCGCACACGAGAAAAAGCTATGCCCAACGGGAAAGAAGGACTCTGGAAAGTTGTCGTTTCCGCATCTGACGAAAAAGGACTGAAAAAAGGACAGATTATTGGTTTCCAGATTGTCATTGACGGGGAATCCCCTCTCTTTTTAACGGAACGTTTTATCGATATTATTACCCGAAGGGAAACTATTACTGATTTATTTTCTCACTATTTCGTCCATTCTCCTTATCATAATACAGTTGAAGATCCTTACCTTATGCTGCTCTTTACTGCTCAGGAAGCGATGACTCATTAAAAAAGAGTATAATACATAATAGTTAGACTTTTACATAAAGTAAGGGGGATTTATCATGCCAATAGTGAACGTTCATATTCTTGAAGGACGAACAGTAGAGCAAAAGCGACGACTTGTAAATGAAATGACTCAGACGATATGTTCGTGTCTTGATGTGCCGGCTGAAAAGGTTCGTATCATAATAACAGACATGAAAAAATCTGACTTTGCTGTAGCAGGAGTATTGGCCTCAGATAGAGATAAGTAATCTTTAATTAAAATAGAGGTGTCTATAATGTTTAGCGAAGAAGACGAAAGAAAACAAGAAACTTTTCTTTCGAAAGTCCTTTTTTGGTCAAAAGCTTTTACTCACGGAACATTTGTTGATAAAAGAATGGCTGTTGTCAGAAAAGAGGCTTTTGACGTCAATGACAATTTGATGTTGCTCTTGTTTGGCGATTTTTTGGGAATTCCCAATCCCATTTCATACTATATGCTCGAAATACTTCCTTACTTTGCTGAAGACCTCGTTGCATGGGAACGTAGAATGCAAAATCGTAAGTTTATTATTGCTGAAAAAGCATCGCAATATGACTTCGACTAAGGGAGGCTTCTCTTTCAATGGTCTATCGTGTAAAGCGACAGTTTATATTTTTTGGCGGAAAAGGTGGAACAGGGAAAACCACATGTGCGGCGGCATACGCTTACGCCCTTTCTCAACAGGGGGTAAAAACCCTGGTTGTTTCTACTGATCCTGCTCATTCTCTTGCTGATGCCTTCGATCACCCCATAGGTCTGGATGTTGTTCGTATCGAAGAAAATCTTTGGGGTATTGAAATAGATGCGGAAGAAGAAGCCAAAAAATATATGAAAGCGATTCAAGATAAAATGCTTCATATTGTCAGTGCTGTTATTGTCGACGAAATAAAGCGTCAGATAGAAATAGCCTATATGTCCCCAGGGGCAGAAGAAGCTGCCATATTTGACAAGTTTATAGAGCTTATGGAATCCATCGGGAAACCTTACGATGCAATTGTTTTTGATACGGCTCCTACAGGGCATACCTTGCGGCTCCTTACGTTGCCCGAAATATTAGGAGTCTGGATCGAGCATCTTATAGAAAAACGGGCCAATGCCATGGAACTCATGAAGGTCGCTGCTAAATACGACAAAGAATTGCAAGAAAAAATAAAAGAAGATCCCATAATAGAAACCCTGCAAAAGCGACGGGATAAATTTACCTTAGCTCGAAAAATCTTGACTGATCGTGAAAATACGGCTTTTTACTTTGTGCTCAATGCAGAAAAACTTCCGATTATAGAGACGAAGAGGGCCATAGAAATATTGCAAAAGCACAATATTGGTATTGGCGGTGTTGTCGTTAACAAGGTTATACCGGAAGAAGCGGGGCCTTTTTTTGAAAAACGCCGCATTGCTCAGGAACAGTATCTTCTCCAAATAGATGAATTATTTGGATCTTTGGGGGTAACCCACGTACCTATGCTTGATTCGGATATTCAAGGTCTTGAACAGCTTAATCAGATAGGTCCGTTTATTCTCAAGCTCGATGAAATATAATAGAAATTGCTATGATTTGATGTAAGATAAAGCCAGTTCTTTTAATTCGGGGATGATTTTAGATATCCATTGATCGTCGATATGTTTATCAAACGAATCGACTTCAATTACTCGTCCCCAATGGTAAGGTGCATCTGTAGCGGGAAGCATGGATCCGTTATAGATGACATAATCCTGATAGATAAGCCATGTTAAAGATTGATTCTCAATAATTCCGCCATCGACCTTATTGAGATTTTCATCATATTTTTCCCAACGCTCTGGCCCATAGGTATTTCCGAGAAAAATAAAGGCGCTTCCATCTTCTTTTAGAGCGATAAGAGAATGTTTTAGATTTGAATCTATAAAAATATGGTGAATTCCCCAAAAGGGAGGATTAAAAACAGTGAGCCTCTTAGCGCGGCTCCACTCGGTGACTTTATGTGCATCACGTGCTCTTCTGACAATGTCACTTGCTGAGAGGGGAACAGTAGATTTCTTTTGAATTCCAAAGATACGAAGCAGTTTAGATAGCATAAGCAACGCTCCTTTCTTCTTTTTTCGGGGGATATTGTAACATTTTTAAAAGAATAAGGGACAGATGGGGAGTGGTAGAGATGATATTTGATACTTTAAGTAATGCGTCGACATATTTTTGTTTGGGAGAACGTTTCAAAAAAGCTTTTGATTTCCTCGAAGATTTAAAGGTCGTTGCTCTTGAAGATGGGAAGTATGAAATTGAGGGAACGTCTATATTTGCTATTATTCAGTCTTCCACGACAAAGCCTAAAGAAGCTCAAGTATGGGAAGCCCATAAAAAATATGCAGACATTCAATGCCTTCTTTCCGGTTCGGAATGGTTAGGCTATGCTCCAATAGAGACAATGAAATTAGCTCTCCCTTATGATGACGTGCGGGATTTTGCCTTGTTTGATGGGGAAGGGGCCTATTTTCAGACTCACCCCGGTTGGTTTTCACTCTTTTTCCCCCATGACGTACACAAAGGATGTGTTGCTCTCAAAACCCCGAGTCGCATTAGGAAAATAGTTGTAAAAGTCGAGATGGGGTAAAAGAAGAGGAGTAAAGACAAAGGAGGGAAGACTATGTTTCGTGTTGCCTGCGTGCAGATGGACGCTCGAAATGTGAGCCAATACGAGCAGACAGAACGAGAAATACTACAATGGATCGATAGTCTGTGTAGTGAAGAGGATGTTGATCTTATCGTCTTTCCTGAATGTACTTGGCCCGCCTATTATCTTGGCGAAAACGAGGAAGCCGCTGCATTGGCCTTAAAGCATACTCATGCAGTGATAGAAGAAGTGGCGAAACGAGCAGTTCATTATGGCGTCCACATAGCCATGGGACTCTACGTGGAAGAAGAGGGAACTTTGCGAAATGCTGGAATTCTTTGGGGGCCGGAAGGTGAAGAGCTAGGACGGGTTTATAAATCAAATCTTTGGCACTTCGACGAGAAATATGTCAAAGCAGGAACAACTTTCCCTGTCATGAAAACTCCCTTAGGAAATTTGGGAATGATGATATGTGCCGATGGAAGAGCTCCTGAAATAGCGCGTATAATGACTGAAAAAGGTGCGAATGTCATCATCGATATGGCAAATCTCATGTCTTCAGCCTCCGACCCGGCCCTTTTGAATAATCCTCAAATCGAGTATATGCTTCCGACACGAGCGTTTGAAAATGGAGTTTGGATTATTCTATGCGATAAAGCAGGCCTTGAATCTTACACAGCCATGAATACGGGCAGAAGCTGCGTTATCAATCCGTTGGGGCACATTGTCGGAGAATCTCCATCAGACACGAGTGAAGCTCTTATTGCCGTAATAGATACGGAAATGGCGTCATTTCCTCTTCCAGAGAAAGGAAACAGGTGTTTTTCAAGATTAATAGACCCAACGGAAGATTTGCCAGTTACTGCATATATGAAAGAACCTGTATGTTTGCCTGATTCTGGCATCCTTTCTTCTGTGGCGTATTTTTCAGCAGAAAATATGGAACACTATATTGCCACAGCTTCACGAATGATTCGCATTTTACAAGATCAGGGTTCATCTCTTATTTTGCTGCCATGTTGTGGAAAAAATGAAGATGTAGATAATATAACTCGCCAAATTCGACCTTTGCTGAATCCAGATGTGGTTGTATGTGTAAGTGGCTCTTTAGATGCAGACGGCCACAAAAAAAAGGCAGCTGTAGCTTTTTCGCAAAACAACACGTATGGTCCGGTTTTCTTGGATAATTCATGCCGCCCTGATATTTTTTCTACAGAAGTGGGACGTTTAGGCCTCCTTATTGGAGATGAAATGTTTCTTCCTGAAGTTGCAAGGTGCATGATGTTGGATGGGGCCCAGATGCTTCTCTGGTGCGATTCAAGACGTTATGCCATGACTGAAAAAGTGGCACGTTGTCGTGCTGCCGAGAATAGGGTTTTCCTCATGCGTTCAGGAACAGGAGAAGATGAAGATAACTCTTTTATTGTATTGCCGACAGGAGCGATTAGTGCCGCTACTGTTCCAAAAGTAGAACAGGCAGTCTCAACATATTGCCTTTTGGCAGAGGCATACAGCAAAACGGTAGTGCCGGGCACAGATGTTGTAAGAGGAAGAATACCTTACGTATATAAAGAATTGAAAAATACGCACCGAAAGGAAGATTTATAGATTGCACTTCGATGATCCTGACATTTATTTTATGAAGCAAGCTCTCGAGGAAGCCAGAAAGGGCGCTGAAAATGGAGAAGTTCCAGTAGCAGCTCTTGTAGTTTATGAAGGCCGCATTATAGGTATAGGAAAAAATTACAAACATATAGATCCTACGGCACATGCGGAGATACTTGCTATGCGTGAAGCCTCTCAACATTTGAAACGGTGGAATTTGAACGGCTGTACTCTCTATGTAACCTTGGAACCGTGCCCCATGTGTGCCGGAGCCATTGTATTAGCGCGTATTCAACGTTTGGTTTATGGTGCCTCCGATCCCCGTGCTGGAGCGTGTGGAACGCTATACAATATCGTTCAGGATTCTCGGCTCAATCATAGATGTGACATAAGAAAGGGAGTACTTGCTGAAGAAAGTTCTGAACTCCTTTGGGAGTATTTCAAGAAGAGGAGAAATAATTCTAATAAAGTAAACTCATAATCTTCCTTGCCTGCATACCATACCTGCCATTGTACTATGATATATTCGCAGTATTAGAGTTTGAATTAACTATAAGCATATTGTATAATATATGTGCTTGATTAATTTTAATGTTACATAGAAGGAGGACTTACTATGGACTTGAAAGGTTCTAAAACCGAAGCTAACTTGAGAGAAGCATTTGCAGGAGAGTCACAGGCTAGAAACAAGTACACCTACTATGCCTCTAAAGCCAAAAAAGAGGGACTCAACCAAATAGCAGCCCTTTTTGAAGAGACGGCTAACAATGAAAAAGAACACGCCAAAATTTGGTTCAAATTGTTGCACGACGGAATCCCCACGACAGATGAGAATTTAAAAGATGCTGCTGCCGGAGAAAATTACGAATGGACCGAAATGTATGAGAGCTTTGCTAAAGATGCAGAAGAAGAGGGCTTTACAAAAATTGCATATCTTTTCAAAGCTGTTGCTCAGATAGAGAAAGAGCACGAAGAGCGCTACTTGCATTTACTTAAAAACCTTGAAGAGGGGAAAGTTTTTGTAAGAGAAGATAAAAAGGCATGGAAATGTGCTAATTGTGGCCATATCTATTATGGAGAAAAAGCGCCAGAAGTTTGCCCCGTTTGTGACCATCCCCAGGCTTATTTTGAAATAAAAGCTGAAAATTATTAGAAAAAATAGAGAAGAGGCTCTTGAAAAAAGAGCCTCTTTCTTTTTCATGTACGGTCCAACATGATGAGCGTTATCTCTTTCACTTTACCTGAGTAAACGGAACAAAACTCTGGCTCATCTACTTATGAATCCTTTCATTCCCTAGACATCTACATCTAAAATCGCTATAATGCTCACGTTACGTATCTGGAGGGGTGGCCGAGTGGTCGAAGGCGATCGACTCGAAATCGATTAGGCGGCTAATACCTGCCTCGTGGGTTCAAATCCCACCCTCTCCGCCAGAAAATTAT of Aminobacterium sp. MB27-C1 contains these proteins:
- the tadA gene encoding tRNA adenosine(34) deaminase TadA, whose protein sequence is MHFDDPDIYFMKQALEEARKGAENGEVPVAALVVYEGRIIGIGKNYKHIDPTAHAEILAMREASQHLKRWNLNGCTLYVTLEPCPMCAGAIVLARIQRLVYGASDPRAGACGTLYNIVQDSRLNHRCDIRKGVLAEESSELLWEYFKKRRNNSNKVNS
- a CDS encoding YhcH/YjgK/YiaL family protein, which translates into the protein MIFDTLSNASTYFCLGERFKKAFDFLEDLKVVALEDGKYEIEGTSIFAIIQSSTTKPKEAQVWEAHKKYADIQCLLSGSEWLGYAPIETMKLALPYDDVRDFALFDGEGAYFQTHPGWFSLFFPHDVHKGCVALKTPSRIRKIVVKVEMG
- a CDS encoding ArsA family ATPase, with product MVYRVKRQFIFFGGKGGTGKTTCAAAYAYALSQQGVKTLVVSTDPAHSLADAFDHPIGLDVVRIEENLWGIEIDAEEEAKKYMKAIQDKMLHIVSAVIVDEIKRQIEIAYMSPGAEEAAIFDKFIELMESIGKPYDAIVFDTAPTGHTLRLLTLPEILGVWIEHLIEKRANAMELMKVAAKYDKELQEKIKEDPIIETLQKRRDKFTLARKILTDRENTAFYFVLNAEKLPIIETKRAIEILQKHNIGIGGVVVNKVIPEEAGPFFEKRRIAQEQYLLQIDELFGSLGVTHVPMLDSDIQGLEQLNQIGPFILKLDEI
- the rbr gene encoding rubrerythrin, with the protein product MDLKGSKTEANLREAFAGESQARNKYTYYASKAKKEGLNQIAALFEETANNEKEHAKIWFKLLHDGIPTTDENLKDAAAGENYEWTEMYESFAKDAEEEGFTKIAYLFKAVAQIEKEHEERYLHLLKNLEEGKVFVREDKKAWKCANCGHIYYGEKAPEVCPVCDHPQAYFEIKAENY
- a CDS encoding carbon-nitrogen hydrolase family protein, whose translation is MFRVACVQMDARNVSQYEQTEREILQWIDSLCSEEDVDLIVFPECTWPAYYLGENEEAAALALKHTHAVIEEVAKRAVHYGVHIAMGLYVEEEGTLRNAGILWGPEGEELGRVYKSNLWHFDEKYVKAGTTFPVMKTPLGNLGMMICADGRAPEIARIMTEKGANVIIDMANLMSSASDPALLNNPQIEYMLPTRAFENGVWIILCDKAGLESYTAMNTGRSCVINPLGHIVGESPSDTSEALIAVIDTEMASFPLPEKGNRCFSRLIDPTEDLPVTAYMKEPVCLPDSGILSSVAYFSAENMEHYIATASRMIRILQDQGSSLILLPCCGKNEDVDNITRQIRPLLNPDVVVCVSGSLDADGHKKKAAVAFSQNNTYGPVFLDNSCRPDIFSTEVGRLGLLIGDEMFLPEVARCMMLDGAQMLLWCDSRRYAMTEKVARCRAAENRVFLMRSGTGEDEDNSFIVLPTGAISAATVPKVEQAVSTYCLLAEAYSKTVVPGTDVVRGRIPYVYKELKNTHRKEDL